The Lolium rigidum isolate FL_2022 chromosome 1, APGP_CSIRO_Lrig_0.1, whole genome shotgun sequence region tatatgaACCCTAGGGTTTCCTCGAAGAGACGGAGGCAAAGATCAAAACCACCAAAAGAGAGAGTCTGATGGCCATCGCCGGAGGAAGATTGGTGGGGAAACCGCTGCCGGAATCGCCTCCAGCCGCCTCTCCCCTTTCACCAACGCCTCCTCATCAATCTCCATGATGAgaggggagtagtccacccctgtacAATATGTTTGTGATGGTAACTTGATCCAATCTCTCTATATATGATCATAGTTGAATTCCATGTGATATGTCTTGTATGTCTATGGATCTATCTATGTAATTTCTATGGTGGATATTATAGTGTATGATGATACTTGTTATGCATCTAAGGTTGTGTTGGATTTCTTATGATTTGTCATACTTCGGAGATGCTTCTATGATACATGTTATGATTTATATTCTTAATGCCTTGTTTATCTTATCATGACGTGCTTGACATCACGAATTGTAGGTAGATGCGAGAGATGTGGTTTCTTTCACACAACACATAAACCATTGCATCCATGTCTAAAAATGTTTACCATATAGTAGTATGATGTATGTAGGTAGACAGATGGCATATGCATTGAATAACATGTCAATGCAGCACCACATCCTTTATCAAGGGGTAAAAGGGGAGAAGTAGGATGTGTAGTGTGACAATAACTAATGCTGGGCGCACAACAGCAACACAAAAAATTATTTCATTTACCTATTTGTTCTTTGACATGTAGCCTTCATAAGTATTACCATTAAAACATGACTATGTTGTGTACTTTTATTATCTATAACATGATCACCACCATAGATTGAGAAGAAGGATTGAGTGAACCCATGTCCATTGTTCCTATAAGAGAAAATATATGTCTTGTCCTCTTATGTTGAAAAGTATTGGGACACTTTACATTGTTATTTTACATTATTTTCTTGTATCAAATCAAGCTCCACCACTCAGTTAAATTGACTAGTGCATTATCAACTAAAACTTGTGACAGTTTAGTCGTAGGAAATATTAACTTTTCCTTCTTGCTCCTACGGATCGATACCCCACTTCCATATTAAGAGGTGCTACAGTGATCCACTACTTTTGGGGGTTATCACACGCCGGCTAGTCACTTTTGAAGGAGAAACAAAAAAGCCATCCAGAGTGCAAGTAAGCTCACCTTCCCCAAAGACCTTACCTCCCGCCATGGAAGCATCAAGCGACGAGGGATGCATGGCTGCATCGCACCAACCTTTCATCTTCTACCGCAAGGTAGTTATCCACCGCATGAAGCGAGAACACGCCACCGCCGCATCCCGCATTGCCTGGAGCATTCTCGCTAGTTCCTGGAGCCGCATCACCTCCTCCCGAATGCAGGTGCTCCGAGCTGGATCCGAAGAGGGTAGCTGGATGGGTCCTCCTCCGCGGCATCGATGACTACGACTTCATCACCCTCATCGTCGTCGAGGCCGACGCCATGCTCCTAGTTGAAGAATTCAACGTCGACGAGGTAACCCATGCGGTTGGGGCCAGTCGAACTCCCAGGTCCTGAAGGTGGACCAGTTGTACGAGTCGAGGGTGAATGGTGGATCTTCGTGTAGATCCGGGGGCAGGATGAAATGGCAGCGCCGTATCTCGTACGAACGCTAACGCCCCTCTTGTGGAACCGGAGGCACCGGGACGCGGCGTGAATTGAGGTATCATCCGCCGCCCGGCAGGCCCGCATCCGGTTAAAGGACCGGGTGGTTCTCCTTGAATAGCTGGTGGTCGAGCTCGAGGGAAACGTACCTTCTCTTTTGCGGCGCTAGACGACCTCGGACTGCGTGGGGCCTTCTCTTTTGCGGCACTAGACGACCTGGCCTCGCCGTCGTTCTTCGTCTTGTGGAACGGCGAGACCTAGCCCCATGGCGATGGAGGTTGGCTATTTAAGAGAGCAGTGGCCTCGTAGCAGCCCGAATGCTCCTCTTAGCCCGCGGCCTCAGTGGAGTGCGGGGATACCGGGCAGCACCATGAATGCGACGCGAAGAACCAAAGCGGCACCAGAGGCATTACTAGCTAGCATGCGGAAGACGAAACACACACGGTCGCTGAAAGGCGGATGCATACGGTGACCGTGATGTGTCCGCATTCTGGACGTAAATTTGGGCCACGAATCGGGCCCTTGGGCTGGAATTTTCCATTTTTCTGTCCAGACTGATCGCTTTGTATCCATTTATGTTGGACTGATGGCTAAGGACATACGGTAGGTGATAGGAATCTGTGATGCTGAGATGCTTTTTGCAAAGTTGCAATAAGACAAAAGCTACACATACAAGAAGATACAACAAACACTCTGAATTTGTCTATATATGCTGCTACCCCTGTTTTATGTGTTGGCCAGGGCTCAGGCTGGCATAgaaatggagatggcagcggcaaTGCCATTGGACGGTGTGACGCACCGGACGTTGGAAGTGAACGGCATCAAGATCCACGTCGCCGAGGCTGGGGATAGTTCTGGCTGCACCGTCCTCTTCCTGCACGGTTTCATGGAGCTCTGGTGCTCATGGCAGCACCAGCTCATGGCCCTCCCTCGTCGTGGCTACCGCTGCCTGGCCCCCGACCTCCGCGGGCACGGTGACTCCTCTGCCCCGGCGTCCCCGTCTGCCTACACCATCTTCCACCTGGTCGGCGACATGGTCGGCCTCCTCGACGCCCTCGCTCTCCCGCAGGTGTTTGTGGTGGGGCAAGGCTGGGGCGCCCTGCTGGCGTGGCACCTCTGCCAGTTCCGGCCGGAACGGGTGCGCGCGCTGGTGAACATGAACATTGCCTTCATGCCGCGCAACCCCGCTGTGAGGCCGCTGGATgggttccggcggatttacggcgaCGGTTACTACATCCTCCGTATGCAGGAGCCAGGGATCATGGAGGCCGAGTTCGCCGGTATGGACACAAAATTCATCTTGAAGAGGGTCCTAACAACCCGCGACACCGGCGGGGCGGCGCTGTCAAAAGAATGGTGGGGCTCGACCTCGACGGAGGAGGACATTAAGCTGCCTCCATGGCTTACCGAGGAGTACATCTGCTACGTGGCTGCCAAGTTCGACCAGACCGGGTTCGCCGAAGCCATGAACTTGTACCGTTGTCTTGATCTGTAAGAACTCTAAAAACATACGTACCGAATTTTTCTTTTAATACGTACGTACCGTCTTATAGTTTCACCGCTCCGGCCGCATAAATTTGATTATGTTCAATTTCCTTGAATCGTGGAGGAATTGGGAGCTGACGGCGCCGTGGACCACGGCCAAGGTGATGGTGCCGACAAAGTTCATTGCAGGTGAGACGGCAATGAGTCACAAAGACCCGATGGCACAGGACTACATACTCAAGGGCGGGCTCAAGGGAGACGTGCCGGGCCTGGAGGAGGTAGTGGTCATCCCTGGTGGCGGGCACTACCTCCATCTCGAGATGGCAGAGGAGGTCACCAAGCATATCTACGACTTCATAAAAAAGTTCTGACTTCACAGGCCCTGATTTTTACATGTAACGTGGCGTGCACGCATCTACCCGGCCGTTAGTTACAGGCATCTGCATCTCACGTAAATTTCCAAAGCTTTGAACCATATAAGTactgaaaaatataaaattatattaaAGTAAATAAAAGTTACCGTGTATGTTTATGGTTTTGGCTAAGACTAGGGACGTGAATTTTTGGCTCATAGGTTCCCGCGCACCCTATATTGAAGATACATAACAAGACTTACTAAAAATATTATATGGGTTGGTATTGTGTGCACATATGCGTACGTCAAATCTGCAATGAAAATATTAAGTTATGTAGCctatacaaaaataataaaattcaaTATAGTAGTAGACACGTACTATTCACAATATAGCGAAAATCCATCTTctcttttttgtgtaggtcacataaaTTCGAATTTTTTCTTGAAAATTTACACTTGTAAGTAGCATGGTGACATGTACGTgcgtgaattatttcaaattttttgacaCATTTAAAATAGGTTTATTCGAATGTTTTGAATATCATGGTATATGGCACCTGAGTGCACCATCATAATTCTCCTAAGACTAGCCACAGCTAATGGAagtatcatactccctccgtgcatCCTCACGAATAAGTGTACGTACATGCGGGTTTTTCCAAGATAAATTATAAAGTGAAGTAAAAAAATACATTGAGAAAATGCAAATCAACATCTCTCTTCTCCTTAATTCTTTAACCTTTaatgagctaagtgcatgtagaaaactaggagaatatgtgctcaatattattgggtttgattttcgtGCGATGGAGAGAAACATTTGTTGTCACTTTAAAGTGCATTGGGAAGATATGAGTACATTTTTTTGTGTGAACACAGTTTGAAGGTAGATgcccacttatttgaggacggatggGGCAGCtagtatcatgtatgccatgttggcaaaaatatgATGTGGAACAACAATTAATGAGGGGGAGGTGGGagtggtatcataggtagatacggcATCAtatcacgtaaaactagaaaacttgatGTCAAATACATCATGTACTTATGGTTGAAATTatgaaatttgcattgagattctagaaaatattaaatatgataaATTATGATACCAACTTattatactatgcattatagaggtggtatcataaactagtagcaTGCATCTGCATATGCATGATACGAACGAGCGCATGATACTTtctattgtgactagtctaaattTCTCCCTCAATACATAACGCCATCCGACGGCGAGATGGGAGCACATGTAGAAGCATTGCGACATAGCCCTCGTCTCCCCACCATGGTCCCATTACACAACTCGTCGTGAGGTTCCCCGTGCTTCCTTTCTCACACATATCCTGCCCCGTGTGGCTGGAGGATAGACCCTGCCGCTGCCCGACCCCTTACATCATCAACATTGGGTAGGGTCATACCGCCCGTCCCTACCTACCTCTGAAAACTCTCCATCTGCTTAGGAGAACACAATGACTTCAAAAATGAAAtgggaatagcaaaacaaaaactaaaaaccAAAAATTAATAAGATTGAACTTACCTCACTTGCAAGATTTTCAAGGAATAAGTTTAGGGAATTTACTTCCCTTTAACTTTGGCACTGATTTCTTGTTGCCCTTGTGTATGGTTGGtcacaaaaaaatgataaaaccaTTACGAAAAGTGTTAGAAAATTTCTTCTCTGAATGGTACCTCGGGGTATATAGATTGTTGATAACCTCTCATGTGCTAGTACTTCTTCAAATGAACTTGGTATTTGAGGTGGCTCTTCCTTCCTTTGCATAATCTGCAACTCAATCTCTTCTAAATGTTCTTAGGCTTAACTTATGTTCATTTAAGGATTTATTCTAAACTATCGCGGTCAGTATGCACTCTAACTTTCGAGTCAATAATGTAGGATCAAAATTTATCACAGGAGAAGACAATTGCGAAGAGTTCCTTCTCGGCCATGGGGTATCTTCTTTGGGCCTCATGAAGAGTTTGACTAGCATGATGAAATATATTAAGTTCATCACCATCATCCTGGCAAAGAACAACCCTAACAACTTCATTACTAGCTTcacaaaataaatcaaaaggCTTCCTCTAGTTAGGTGGTTTAATAATAGGGCATTTAAAAGATCTTATTTTAAAGtgataaaagcattgaagcaacttcATCAAAACTAAAGACTAGTGTCCTTTTCTAAGAGATTAGTTAATGGCCTAGCAACTTTAGAGAAATTCTTAATGAACCTCCTGTAAAAACCTACTTGACCAAGCAAACTCCTTATAACTTTCACATCACATGGAGATGGTAGCCTCTCTATTGCTTCTATTTTGCTTTATCAACCTCTATGTCCTTACCTGAGATCTTGTGACTGAGTACTATCTCTTCTCTtaccataaagtgacatttctcccagTTTAAGACAGGATTAGTATCTACACATTATTGCAAGACTTTATTAATATTGTTGAGACAATTGTTAAATGAAGTTtcacagatggagaagtcgtccaTGAATACTACATGATAATTTCAACAAAATATGCGAATGTAGCACTCACACATCTCTGGATTTCTGTGCACCTCGTTGTTGAAGGAGTCGATTGATCTCTCCTCCGAGATATCATCCGCATAGTTCTTCAGGTTGGTCCATCATTGGATGTATGAGCATATGGGACCATTATGCCTTCGAGTGCACGCTCGCAGATCCTCGACGGATGTCGGGCGTTTGTACATGGCCTAGAAGTTGCGACTGAAGATGTGTTTTAGCTCATCCCGGTCATTGAACTTTCCCGCGGGGAGGCTTTCGTGCCAAGTGCGCGCGTAACCCCTAAGATGAAGCTGCActggtagaaacaagggctttggttttttgctccaaagagcttttgcaccggatttggcacgaaccggtgctaaaggaggtcattagcaccggtccgTGCCCTCTGGACGTAccagggacctttagcaccggttcgtgttacgaaccggtgcaaatgagctatctcttgcaccggttcgtaacacgaaccggtgctaaaggttcgtCGCCGGGCACGTGGTGCtaaagatagctcatttgcaccggttcgtaatacgaaccggtgcaaaaggaccCTTTGCCCTATATATTCAGCTCACCCCCAACCAGCCAACTCACTTCATTTTTTCTAGGagaaaggtgtgtgtgttgagtgctaccttgcttctctttggcatgcacataaggtgctcgatgaaatgtctgagagagtgatgccgcttgattttacacacaacaaaaatgatatgaggtgccggagcgacacttaagctttctcctctttctttcctcctcgatcaaggttaagcaacaactttaccctttcatttgtatggtgctaatttccactatttataaatattatgatgttttgtaatagttttttgataaacttaattaattatttgatgtagatgaaccggcggcaatggatgtacgttgaccgacgtctacccgagttcacttcgggcctgaaagaatgtatccgtgtggctcaggaaaacccacagggggatggttttatgtgttgtccatgtgttgattgccggaacttgaagcaataccctgaatggcaagtcattcactcccacctgctttggaaaggtttcatgcccagctataattgttggaccaagcatggagaaagagggttatgatggaagacgacgacgaagaagaagaggatgatgatatgtaccctaactacggtgatactgcaacagggcatgatgaagatgaagatgcaggaggaggtgaagataaagaggcatcagatgagcccgttgatgatgatcttcgttgggccatcgctgatgcacacagagatgcagaaacagaaaaagagaagtgaaagttaaagggcatgttagatgatcacaaaaataagttatacccaaattgcgaagatggcaacacaaagctcggtgccaccctggagttgctgcaatggaaggcagaggttggtatatgtgacaagccatttgagaagttactgaaaataatgaagaggaggttt contains the following coding sequences:
- the LOC124667572 gene encoding epoxide hydrolase A-like, whose translation is MEMAAAMPLDGVTHRTLEVNGIKIHVAEAGDSSGCTVLFLHGFMELWCSWQHQLMALPRRGYRCLAPDLRGHGDSSAPASPSAYTIFHLVGDMVGLLDALALPQVFVVGQGWGALLAWHLCQFRPERVRALVNMNIAFMPRNPAVRPLDGFRRIYGDGYYILRMQEPGIMEAEFAGMDTKFILKRVLTTRDTGGAALSKEWWGSTSTEEDIKLPPWLTEEYICYVAAKFDQTGFAEAMNLYRCLDLNWELTAPWTTAKVMVPTKFIAGETAMSHKDPMAQDYILKGGLKGDVPGLEEVVVIPGGGHYLHLEMAEEVTKHIYDFIKKF